The Litchfieldia alkalitelluris genome has a window encoding:
- a CDS encoding SGNH/GDSL hydrolase family protein, translated as MEQNKHRILFQGDSITDGARSRNEDKSHLVGASYAFKIAGKLSYELAEKTPVFMNRGISGNRVSDLYARWNEDAISLNPTLISFLIGVNDAWRYMAKEPSGVTDRFERAYRHLLEETREVLPDTGLIICEPFILKTGVTAENWDAMNDRLQKYQERSSNLAKEFDAVFVPLQDAFNEASKMTEAHFWLWDGVHPTPAGHELIAREWLSVVQKSKLAII; from the coding sequence ATGGAACAAAACAAACATAGAATTCTTTTTCAAGGAGATTCGATTACAGATGGAGCACGCTCACGTAATGAAGATAAAAGTCATTTAGTAGGTGCTAGTTATGCGTTCAAGATTGCAGGAAAGCTTAGTTATGAACTTGCTGAGAAAACTCCTGTATTTATGAATAGAGGAATCAGTGGGAATCGCGTATCTGATTTGTATGCACGCTGGAATGAGGATGCAATTAGTTTAAATCCAACCCTGATCAGTTTTTTAATAGGTGTTAATGATGCTTGGCGTTATATGGCGAAGGAACCAAGTGGAGTGACCGATCGGTTTGAACGAGCTTATCGACATTTATTAGAGGAAACGAGAGAAGTGCTTCCGGATACAGGTTTAATCATATGTGAACCATTTATTTTAAAAACAGGTGTCACAGCCGAGAACTGGGATGCTATGAATGATCGATTACAAAAGTATCAGGAACGATCTTCTAATTTAGCAAAAGAATTTGATGCAGTTTTTGTTCCACTACAAGATGCGTTTAATGAAGCAAGCAAAATGACAGAAGCTCACTTTTGGCTGTGGGATGGAGTACACCCAACCCCAGCAGGGCACGAACTTATCGCAAGAGAATGGTTAAGTGTTGTTCAAAAAAGTAAATTAGCGATTATTTAA
- a CDS encoding beta-galactosidase yields the protein MTKKLYHGAAYYPELWPEETIEEDIKYMLEAGINVVRIGEFAWSSMEKEEGKIDLSFFVNIINRLSEHGIETVMCTPTPTPPIWLTHNHPERMHVDQEGHVMVHGSRQHICTNNPVFREKAAIITREIAKAIGNLPDVIAWQLDNEFKCHVSECYCETCKSLWHQWLEERYGTIDVLNEAWGAHIWSQHYGRFDQVPQPKVAPFLHNSSLKTMYQLFSFEKIAEFADEQAAIIRKYSDAPITHNSTTFFHVDNERLYENLDFASFDTYAEKSNFASYLFNCDLWRNFKAGRDFWIMETSPSHAASLASHSAPHPNGYLMAEAVAAYALGGEAFCYWLWRQQRTGCEQPHGSVLSAWGKPTVGFENVKEVESARKEIESIILASRPLQAEVGITYSDRSRAYFKTEPHRDLDYRALISNFYEKVLSNGYHRDLLPEKASLQGYKLLFTPFLHYVSKPYMERAMKFVEEGGVWVVGPLTGGRTENHTIHTNAALGELEELAGIETLFTYPMDGTASIGEFLDTTAPLSLWSAVFDAKDAKTVGIINEGISAGHAFITEKSRGKGKIVMLGSLPEGEAGDILLSKLINHYAEDANVQLHTDVSKGTIVAPRDLNGDVVWVIVNMDGHGGTVTLPCIGIDSLTGGTVDKGILKLNPFEYKVIKLKSN from the coding sequence ATGACAAAAAAATTATATCACGGTGCCGCTTACTATCCAGAGCTGTGGCCAGAGGAAACAATAGAGGAAGATATCAAATATATGCTTGAGGCGGGAATCAATGTTGTGAGAATTGGTGAATTTGCTTGGTCATCAATGGAAAAAGAAGAAGGAAAGATCGACTTGAGTTTTTTTGTTAACATCATCAACAGGTTGAGTGAACATGGAATTGAGACAGTGATGTGTACACCAACGCCAACGCCGCCAATCTGGTTAACTCATAATCATCCTGAACGAATGCATGTAGATCAAGAAGGACATGTGATGGTTCACGGCTCGAGGCAGCACATTTGTACCAACAATCCTGTTTTCAGGGAAAAAGCAGCGATCATTACGAGAGAAATCGCAAAAGCAATCGGAAATCTTCCTGATGTGATTGCTTGGCAGCTAGATAATGAATTTAAATGTCATGTCAGTGAGTGCTATTGTGAGACATGTAAATCACTGTGGCATCAATGGTTAGAAGAAAGATATGGCACAATTGATGTGTTAAATGAAGCATGGGGTGCCCATATTTGGAGCCAACACTACGGGCGGTTTGATCAAGTTCCGCAGCCTAAGGTTGCACCATTTCTTCATAATTCATCATTAAAAACGATGTATCAGTTATTTTCTTTTGAAAAGATTGCAGAGTTTGCTGATGAACAAGCGGCGATTATCCGTAAGTATTCAGATGCACCAATCACCCATAATAGTACAACATTTTTCCACGTGGATAATGAAAGACTTTATGAAAACTTGGATTTCGCATCATTTGACACGTATGCGGAAAAAAGCAACTTTGCTTCCTACTTATTTAATTGTGATTTATGGAGAAATTTTAAAGCGGGAAGAGACTTTTGGATTATGGAAACAAGTCCGTCACATGCTGCGTCACTGGCAAGTCACTCTGCTCCACATCCAAATGGATATCTGATGGCAGAAGCTGTGGCAGCTTATGCGTTAGGAGGAGAAGCATTTTGTTATTGGCTTTGGAGACAACAACGTACAGGTTGTGAACAACCACACGGATCGGTGTTAAGTGCTTGGGGTAAACCGACTGTTGGGTTTGAAAATGTGAAGGAAGTTGAGTCTGCACGAAAAGAGATTGAATCTATCATTCTAGCTTCTAGACCATTACAAGCAGAAGTAGGAATTACTTATTCAGATAGGTCGCGGGCTTATTTTAAAACAGAGCCACATCGAGATTTAGACTATCGAGCACTAATTTCTAATTTCTACGAAAAAGTGTTATCAAATGGCTACCATCGAGATCTCTTACCTGAGAAAGCTAGTTTACAAGGCTATAAATTATTGTTTACGCCTTTTCTACATTATGTTTCTAAACCTTATATGGAACGAGCAATGAAATTTGTAGAAGAGGGTGGAGTGTGGGTGGTTGGTCCTCTGACAGGGGGAAGAACAGAGAATCACACGATTCATACGAATGCTGCATTAGGAGAGTTGGAAGAACTGGCAGGAATTGAAACATTATTTACTTACCCGATGGATGGAACAGCGTCTATTGGTGAATTTCTAGACACTACTGCTCCATTAAGCCTGTGGAGTGCGGTTTTTGATGCTAAAGATGCAAAAACAGTTGGAATCATTAACGAAGGTATCTCTGCTGGGCATGCTTTTATCACAGAAAAAAGCCGAGGAAAAGGTAAAATTGTTATGCTTGGTTCGTTGCCTGAAGGAGAAGCGGGTGACATTTTATTGAGTAAACTGATAAACCATTATGCGGAAGATGCAAACGTTCAACTACATACTGATGTATCTAAAGGAACGATTGTGGCACCAAGGGATCTTAACGGTGATGTAGTTTGGGTGATTGTGAACATGGACGGTCATGGTGGTACAGTCACATTGCCGTGTATTGGGATTGATTCTTTAACAGGTGGCACAGTTGATAAGGGAATTTTAAAATTGAATCCGTTTGAATATAAAGTGATTAAACTTAAGAGTAACTGA